The following are encoded together in the Mugil cephalus isolate CIBA_MC_2020 chromosome 18, CIBA_Mcephalus_1.1, whole genome shotgun sequence genome:
- the LOC124995478 gene encoding uncharacterized protein LOC124995478, protein MRMIRINCSVSLVTFLWMMILVRADTDVTCVVEENCILPCSFQEDPEVVIQWTKLTEGLPRVHSFSKNQDQLEDQDQNFRGRTSLFKDQIPRGNASLLLTGVKSEDWGQYQCYTRTTSGIERSIINVEVKDTDVNCFAIGNCMLPCSFQEDPEVVIQWTKLTAGRLRVHSFYNNQDQLEDQDQNFRGRTSLFKDQISRGDASLLLTGVKSEDRGKYQCYTRTTSGVKKSIINLNVDNNSVAFGFIIFGIVVAVFIGICIFVCICVYICIHLKDMQRRNQPITVQYSRGTSETSSPPNGENQQQDNNSHLLDPNAE, encoded by the exons atgagGATGATCAGGATCAACTGCTCTGTGTCTCTGGTGACTTTCCTGTGGATGATGATTCTTGTCAGAGCAG ATACTGATGTGACCTGTGTTGTCGAGGAAAACTGCATCTTACCGTGCAGTTTCCAGGAAGACCCTGAAGTAGTCATTCAGTGGACTAAGCTGACAGAAGGACTCCCTCGTGTTCACTCATTTTCCAAGAATCAAGACCAGCTtgaagaccaggaccagaacttcagaggcaggacatcactgttcaaggatcagatccccagaggaaacgcctcactgctgctgacaggagtcaAGTCTGAGGACTGGGGACAATATCAGTGTTACACGAGGACAACCAGTGGAATTGAGAGGTCAATCATCAACGTGGAAGTCAAAG ATACTGACGTGAACTGTTTTGCAATTGGAAACTGCATGTTACCGTGTAGTTTCCAGGAAGACCCTGAAGTAGTCATCCAATGGACTAAACTGACAGCAGGACGCCTTCGTGTTCATTCATTCTACAACAATCAAGACCAGCTtgaagaccaggaccagaacttcagaggcaggacgtcactgttcaaggatcagatctccagaggagacgcctcactgctgctgacaggagtcaAGTCTGAGGACCGTGGAAAATACCAGTGTTACACGAGGACAACCAGTGGAGTCAAGAAGTCAATCATCAACCTGAATGTGGACA ataatTCAGTCGCATTTGGATTCATCATATTTGGAATAGTCGTAGCAGTATTCATAGGAATATGCATATTCGTATGCATATGCgtatatatatgcatacacCTAAAAGATATGCAAAGACGGAACCAACCCATAACAGTCCAATAC AGTCGTGGAACATCTGAAACATCATCTCCTCCAAATGGTGAAAACcaacaacaagacaacaacagTCATCTGCTTGATCCAAATGCAGAATGA
- the LOC124995484 gene encoding V-set domain-containing T-cell activation inhibitor 1-like isoform X2 → MRMIRINCSVSLVTFLWMMILVRADSDVTCVVEESCILPCSFQKDPEVVIKWIKLTDELPRVHSFSKNQDQLGDQDQDFRGRTSLSKDQISRGDASLLLTGVTSEDQGQYQCYTRTISGIERSIINLNLRDKDTDVTCYAIGNCMLPCSFQEGPEVVIQWTKLTDELPRVHSFSNNQDQLGDQDQNFRGRTLLFKDQISRGDASLLLSWMKAEDRGKYECYTRTTSGVKTSIINLETDNNSVAFGFIIFGIVVAVIIGICICLFLFFCIAVCVYTCKDETNS, encoded by the exons ATTCTGACGTGACCTGTGTTGTCGAGGAAAGCTGCATCTTACCGTGCAGTTTCCAGAAAGACCCTGAAGTAGTCATCAAGTGGATTAAGCTGACAGACGAACTCCCTcgtgttcattcattttccaagAATCAAGACCAGCTtggagaccaggaccaggacttcagaggcaggacgtcactgtccaaggatcagatctccagaggagacgcctcactgctgctgacaggagtcaCGTCTGAGGATCAGGGACAATACCAGTGTTATACGAGGACAATCAGTGGAATTGAGAGGTCAATCATCAACCTGAATTTGAGAGACAAAG ATACTGACGTGACCTGTTATGCAATTGGAAACTGCATGTTACCGTGTAGTTTCCAGGAAGGCCCTGAAGTAGTCATCCAGTGGACTAAGCTGACAGACGAACTCCCTcgtgttcattcattttccaacaATCAAGACCAGCTtggagaccaggaccagaacttcagaggcaggacgttactgttcaaggatcagatctccagaggagacgcctcactgctgctgtcatGGATGAAGGCTGAAGACCGGGGAAAATATGAGTGTTACACGAGGACAACCAGTGGAGTCAAGACGTCAATCATCAACCTGGAAACAGACA ataATTCAGTCGCATTTGGATTCATCATATTTGGAATAGTCGTAGCAGTAATCATAGGCATATGCATATGCCTATTCCTATTCTTTTGCATAGCAGTATGCGTATATACATGCAAAGACGAAACCAACTCCTAA
- the LOC124995484 gene encoding V-set domain-containing T-cell activation inhibitor 1-like isoform X1, producing the protein MRMIRINCSMSLVTFLWMMILVRADSDVTCVVEESCILPCSFQKDPEVVIKWIKLTDELPRVHSFSKNQDQLGDQDQDFRGRTSLSKDQISRGDASLLLTGVTSEDQGQYQCYTRTISGIERSIINLNLRDKDTDVTCYAIGNCMLPCSFQEGPEVVIQWTKLTDELPRVHSFSNNQDQLGDQDQNFRGRTLLFKDQISRGDASLLLSWMKAEDRGKYECYTRTTSGVKTSIINLETDNNSVAFGFIIFGIVVAVIIGICICLFLFFCIAVCVYTCKDETNS; encoded by the exons atgagGATGATCAGGATCAACTGCTCCATGTCTCTGGTGACTTTCCTGTGGATGATGATTCTTGTCAGAGCAG ATTCTGACGTGACCTGTGTTGTCGAGGAAAGCTGCATCTTACCGTGCAGTTTCCAGAAAGACCCTGAAGTAGTCATCAAGTGGATTAAGCTGACAGACGAACTCCCTcgtgttcattcattttccaagAATCAAGACCAGCTtggagaccaggaccaggacttcagaggcaggacgtcactgtccaaggatcagatctccagaggagacgcctcactgctgctgacaggagtcaCGTCTGAGGATCAGGGACAATACCAGTGTTATACGAGGACAATCAGTGGAATTGAGAGGTCAATCATCAACCTGAATTTGAGAGACAAAG ATACTGACGTGACCTGTTATGCAATTGGAAACTGCATGTTACCGTGTAGTTTCCAGGAAGGCCCTGAAGTAGTCATCCAGTGGACTAAGCTGACAGACGAACTCCCTcgtgttcattcattttccaacaATCAAGACCAGCTtggagaccaggaccagaacttcagaggcaggacgttactgttcaaggatcagatctccagaggagacgcctcactgctgctgtcatGGATGAAGGCTGAAGACCGGGGAAAATATGAGTGTTACACGAGGACAACCAGTGGAGTCAAGACGTCAATCATCAACCTGGAAACAGACA ataATTCAGTCGCATTTGGATTCATCATATTTGGAATAGTCGTAGCAGTAATCATAGGCATATGCATATGCCTATTCCTATTCTTTTGCATAGCAGTATGCGTATATACATGCAAAGACGAAACCAACTCCTAA